A single genomic interval of Fibrobacter sp. UWB4 harbors:
- the mfd gene encoding transcription-repair coupling factor gives MLTISEFLQENSFPAISLFENADNEAIHVNGASVPLASMMVANRFLKSPQNILVIAKDYRSAEVWVENLESMVGEEFVRFFPSLGLKPYEIKVPFEGVLEERLKFFRDVSHTEKPFVVVCPLDAFLMKLPEPGEIMRQVRSLKVGDQLEPSSLRPWFLDHGFTEQPMVSGVGEFSIRGCIVDVNCLLYPHPIRIEFYGDEIESIRAFDIFSQRSLEQMTHIEFFPMGEFTVPESVMAGEECSTEALWWHRPNHQRLVASLLDYMPRASLVFEELSLLSETASKMYGAFRGAYDEARVADAGIAAPADIWFKIGELSRLFVGRASLDMTRVKVDDGNWHEMHMRPQDFTSNGTDAVAKEIEEFYDKGGRIYVMAQTLGGVNRLREIFDGLPVEDYFIGNLSEGFWLEDDNVAFLTESRILNRHANKARKHKIAGSVTNALMVESLNRGDLVAHEDHGIGRYLGLVRVEVNGGMVDCALLEYDGGDRLKFPVSDLQKIERLDRSEDVETKLDRLGSKTWENIKKRVKEKVIKIARDLVELYAKRELVEGFGFPPDGNMQKEFEESFEYDPTPDQLRATADIKRDMESRRPMDRLICGDVGFGKTEVAMRAAFKCVASNKQVAILVPTTILAAQHYENFCERFAAYPVNIALMNRYKSAKEKKEIFKQIAEGSVNIVIGTHALLSNKSEFKDLGLLIIDEEQKFGVKQKEKLRQLRLAVDTLSMSATPIPRSLHLSMTGVRDISLINTPPINRLPVETKLMQRDDEVLKNAILDELARGGQVFVVNDRVQTITKLAEDIEAMAPEAKVAVAHGQMEDHELERVMDAFLSRKFDILVSTSIIESGLDVPNANTIIIMNAHHFGISQLYQMRGRVGRSSVLAKAFLVIPQRGEISQESMRRLKALEQFTDLGSGYQLAMRDLEIRGAGNLLGQEQHGFIAEVGFETYVRLVREAVEMLRGGALEKPIQPRVEIGVDAYLPEDYVEDGLTRISLYQRIARITSQADVQNIESELQDRFGPVPTPAKMLLLVTELGLLAGRLRIQGLALRKGVIVATFAETPSPDPRVLGEISSLCTCSMRYLGMSPLQAVFEVGRGTPVEMAKKTLEVFRAFANIQVQAATVRSADPLLTALGVGESN, from the coding sequence ATGCTTACCATTTCGGAATTCCTTCAAGAAAATTCGTTCCCTGCGATTTCGCTTTTTGAAAATGCTGATAACGAGGCCATTCACGTCAATGGTGCGTCGGTTCCGCTTGCCTCAATGATGGTCGCGAACCGTTTCTTGAAAAGTCCGCAGAACATTCTGGTGATTGCGAAAGATTACCGCAGTGCCGAAGTCTGGGTCGAGAATCTCGAAAGCATGGTGGGCGAGGAGTTTGTTCGCTTTTTCCCGTCGCTCGGGTTGAAACCTTACGAAATCAAGGTGCCGTTCGAGGGCGTGCTTGAAGAACGTCTGAAGTTCTTCCGCGATGTTTCGCATACCGAAAAGCCGTTCGTTGTCGTTTGTCCGCTCGATGCATTCTTGATGAAGCTTCCGGAACCGGGCGAAATTATGCGTCAAGTGCGTTCGCTCAAGGTGGGCGACCAGCTGGAGCCTTCGTCTTTACGCCCGTGGTTCCTTGATCACGGCTTTACGGAACAGCCGATGGTAAGCGGCGTGGGCGAGTTTTCGATTCGCGGTTGCATTGTCGATGTGAACTGCTTGCTTTATCCGCACCCGATTCGTATTGAATTTTATGGCGACGAGATTGAATCCATCCGTGCGTTCGATATTTTCTCGCAGCGCTCGTTGGAGCAGATGACGCATATCGAGTTCTTCCCGATGGGGGAATTTACGGTGCCAGAATCGGTGATGGCGGGCGAGGAATGTTCTACGGAAGCGCTGTGGTGGCATCGTCCGAATCACCAGCGTTTGGTGGCGAGCCTCCTGGATTACATGCCACGTGCGTCGCTTGTATTCGAGGAACTTTCGTTGCTTTCGGAAACGGCTTCAAAGATGTATGGTGCGTTCCGCGGTGCTTATGATGAAGCCCGCGTAGCTGATGCTGGAATTGCGGCCCCTGCGGATATTTGGTTCAAAATTGGCGAACTTTCGCGTTTGTTCGTAGGCCGCGCGTCGCTGGATATGACGCGAGTCAAAGTCGATGACGGCAACTGGCACGAAATGCACATGCGTCCGCAGGACTTTACGTCGAACGGCACAGATGCCGTCGCAAAAGAAATTGAGGAATTTTATGACAAGGGCGGACGCATTTATGTGATGGCGCAGACGCTTGGCGGCGTGAACCGCTTGCGTGAAATTTTTGATGGCTTGCCGGTCGAAGATTATTTTATCGGAAACTTGAGCGAAGGCTTTTGGCTCGAAGACGATAATGTCGCGTTCCTCACGGAATCGAGAATTCTAAACCGCCATGCGAACAAGGCCCGCAAGCACAAGATTGCGGGATCGGTGACGAATGCGTTGATGGTGGAATCGCTCAACCGCGGTGACCTCGTCGCTCACGAAGACCACGGCATCGGCCGCTACTTGGGACTTGTCCGTGTGGAAGTCAACGGCGGTATGGTTGACTGCGCATTGCTTGAATACGATGGCGGCGACCGCTTGAAGTTCCCGGTGTCGGACTTGCAGAAGATTGAGCGTCTCGATCGTTCCGAAGATGTCGAAACGAAGCTCGACCGTCTTGGCAGTAAGACTTGGGAAAACATCAAGAAACGCGTCAAGGAAAAGGTCATCAAGATTGCGCGTGACCTCGTGGAACTTTATGCCAAGCGCGAACTCGTCGAAGGTTTCGGTTTCCCGCCCGATGGCAACATGCAGAAGGAATTCGAGGAATCGTTTGAATACGATCCGACGCCAGACCAGCTCCGTGCTACGGCCGACATCAAACGCGATATGGAAAGCCGTCGCCCGATGGACCGCTTGATTTGCGGTGATGTGGGCTTTGGAAAGACCGAAGTTGCGATGCGAGCGGCGTTCAAGTGTGTGGCCTCCAACAAGCAGGTCGCTATTCTCGTGCCGACCACGATTTTAGCAGCGCAGCATTATGAAAATTTCTGCGAACGCTTTGCCGCCTATCCAGTCAACATCGCCTTGATGAACCGCTACAAGAGTGCCAAAGAAAAGAAGGAAATTTTCAAGCAGATTGCGGAAGGTTCCGTGAACATCGTCATCGGAACGCATGCGCTGTTGTCGAACAAGAGCGAGTTTAAGGACTTGGGACTTTTGATTATCGACGAAGAACAAAAGTTCGGCGTGAAGCAAAAGGAAAAACTCCGCCAGCTCCGTCTTGCCGTCGATACGCTCAGCATGAGTGCGACTCCGATTCCGCGTTCGTTGCATTTGAGCATGACGGGCGTTCGCGACATTTCACTTATTAATACGCCGCCCATTAACCGTTTGCCGGTGGAAACAAAGCTGATGCAGCGCGATGACGAAGTCTTGAAGAACGCGATTCTCGATGAACTCGCCCGTGGCGGCCAGGTGTTCGTGGTGAATGACCGCGTACAGACGATTACCAAACTTGCCGAAGATATCGAAGCGATGGCTCCTGAAGCGAAGGTTGCTGTGGCTCATGGTCAAATGGAAGACCACGAGCTTGAACGCGTGATGGATGCGTTCCTTTCGCGTAAGTTCGATATTCTCGTGAGCACGAGCATCATTGAATCCGGCTTGGATGTACCGAACGCAAACACGATTATCATTATGAATGCGCACCATTTTGGCATTAGCCAGCTTTACCAGATGCGTGGTCGTGTGGGCCGTAGCAGCGTCTTGGCAAAGGCGTTCCTCGTCATTCCGCAGCGCGGTGAAATCTCGCAAGAATCGATGCGCCGCCTTAAGGCTTTGGAACAGTTTACCGACCTCGGTAGCGGTTACCAGCTTGCTATGCGAGACCTTGAAATTCGCGGAGCGGGCAATTTGCTTGGCCAGGAACAGCATGGTTTTATTGCCGAAGTCGGCTTTGAAACGTATGTGCGTCTGGTGCGCGAAGCGGTCGAAATGCTTCGCGGCGGAGCTCTCGAAAAGCCAATACAACCGCGTGTGGAAATCGGCGTGGATGCTTACCTTCCCGAAGATTACGTGGAAGATGGTCTCACGAGAATCTCGCTGTACCAGCGTATTGCCCGCATCACGTCGCAGGCGGATGTGCAGAACATCGAAAGCGAATTGCAGGACCGCTTTGGCCCTGTGCCGACACCGGCGAAGATGCTTTTGCTCGTGACCGAACTTGGACTTTTGGCAGGTCGCTTGCGCATTCAGGGGCTTGCGCTCCGCAAGGGCGTCATTGTTGCGACATTTGCAGAAACGCCGTCGCCGGACCCGCGTGTGCTTGGTGAAATCAGCAGCCTTTGCACATGTAGTATGCGTTACCTGGGGATGTCGCCGTTGCAGGCGGTGTTTGAGGTCGGGCGCGGAACTCCCGTGGAAATGGCAAAAAAGACGCTCGAAGTGTTCCGGGCGTTTGCAAATATTCAAGTTCAGGCGGCGACCGTCAGGTCGGCAGATCCGTTACTCACGGCACTTGGCGTAGGCGAGTCGAACTGA
- a CDS encoding TatD family hydrolase, with protein MFDFHIHLARLPQKRQLTQLLLDKNYDFVAIACEPWEWDEVNKLKVDFSTEIKPFKVSYGLHPMIATQVTDKTLADLRQHLKEDPLAMVGEAGIDKRYPGYNDGTQDKIFLEQAKLALELKRDLQIHCVGDYMHVLKLLTEAGFPQEISQGQEAEHLHVLSRLQEAPRPIFHRFGGDANFVKKALSYGALFSLHEDSFRKKSTAAAIKFIPESNVFFETDADESFLEPAELLEELEGRLESVRLAYAKCRE; from the coding sequence ATGTTCGATTTTCACATTCATTTGGCTCGATTACCCCAAAAAAGGCAACTCACACAGCTGCTTTTAGACAAAAATTACGATTTTGTCGCTATTGCCTGCGAACCCTGGGAATGGGACGAGGTCAACAAGCTAAAAGTGGATTTTTCAACGGAAATAAAGCCCTTTAAGGTCTCTTATGGCCTCCATCCAATGATTGCAACGCAAGTGACGGATAAAACGCTTGCTGATTTACGCCAACATCTCAAAGAAGACCCGCTCGCCATGGTCGGCGAAGCGGGTATCGACAAGCGCTATCCAGGATATAACGACGGCACACAGGACAAGATTTTTTTGGAACAGGCCAAACTCGCCCTTGAACTCAAGCGTGATTTGCAAATTCATTGCGTTGGGGACTATATGCATGTGCTGAAACTTTTGACAGAAGCCGGTTTTCCGCAAGAGATTTCACAAGGTCAAGAGGCGGAGCATTTACACGTGCTATCGCGGCTTCAAGAAGCACCACGCCCGATTTTCCACCGTTTTGGCGGGGATGCAAATTTCGTGAAAAAAGCCCTCTCCTATGGAGCTCTCTTTTCCCTGCACGAGGACAGTTTCCGCAAGAAATCGACCGCAGCCGCCATCAAGTTCATTCCCGAAAGCAACGTATTCTTCGAGACCGATGCAGACGAATCGTTTCTGGAACCGGCAGAGCTTCTTGAAGAACTTGAAGGGCGTCTGGAATCAGTTCGACTCGCCTACGCCAAGTGCCGTGAGTAA
- a CDS encoding SPOR domain-containing protein, translating into MKKMFLASCLLAAFVFAAPAAEDVKAATEKPAVEAKAAVSKAKAVTAKKKAKVEKAKADATKAVDNAKATADAKVQEAAKTTTDAKAAVAEQGPAAEAKAEEAAKAVEAKVEEAKAEVAPVEAPAAVAPAPEAAPAPVAEVKAPEAPAPVAEVKAPEIKAEPAPAVEVPTEVAPAEEVAATEPSSTTNRKKKKMIENAVFTVNEINFDINADFELEAGKVFWTSEDDDESNNLEKWSGKANLAILAETENFKGKVALAFYPGDLKTDNINEEMSSVEDYFSLDEAWAYQSKNWFSFKVGRWDNTDKNGDYFGGYIDGYKNGFLSTQDPENQFEFGFIANENMDIALSFISKASYLNKGDLRVVFNFHDLPSLELFDIQLGYRSNIFDKVHDNDAKIFHNASLKVRAPIIPNFLTLFGEAALMDLSDDLAVPVTGGIELNFKTVDRVILEAEYVYNRKEHGFYEGHTKHVKDVLAAIYLEKALTDRFSLSAGFHSYKASKDFMLSGNLVGRIN; encoded by the coding sequence ATGAAGAAAATGTTTCTTGCGTCCTGTTTGCTGGCAGCATTCGTTTTTGCAGCTCCCGCAGCAGAAGATGTTAAAGCAGCAACAGAAAAACCGGCCGTAGAAGCAAAAGCAGCTGTTTCAAAAGCAAAAGCTGTAACCGCAAAGAAAAAAGCCAAGGTCGAAAAGGCAAAAGCCGATGCAACCAAGGCTGTAGATAACGCAAAGGCCACCGCAGACGCAAAGGTTCAAGAAGCAGCAAAGACAACGACAGATGCAAAAGCCGCTGTAGCCGAACAAGGACCAGCAGCCGAAGCCAAAGCTGAAGAAGCGGCAAAAGCCGTTGAAGCAAAGGTAGAAGAAGCCAAGGCCGAAGTTGCACCGGTTGAAGCACCGGCCGCCGTAGCACCGGCTCCAGAAGCAGCCCCCGCACCAGTTGCAGAAGTCAAGGCTCCAGAAGCTCCGGCTCCGGTTGCAGAAGTCAAGGCTCCGGAAATCAAGGCAGAACCGGCCCCGGCAGTTGAAGTTCCGACAGAAGTTGCACCTGCTGAAGAAGTCGCCGCCACAGAACCTTCTTCGACCACAAACCGCAAGAAAAAGAAGATGATCGAAAATGCAGTGTTCACTGTAAACGAAATCAACTTCGATATCAATGCAGACTTCGAACTCGAAGCTGGCAAGGTTTTCTGGACCTCCGAAGATGACGATGAATCGAACAACCTCGAAAAATGGAGCGGCAAGGCCAATCTCGCCATTCTCGCCGAAACGGAAAATTTCAAGGGTAAAGTCGCCCTTGCATTCTACCCGGGCGACCTAAAGACCGACAACATCAACGAAGAAATGAGCAGCGTCGAAGACTACTTCTCGCTCGACGAAGCTTGGGCATACCAGAGCAAGAACTGGTTCAGCTTCAAGGTCGGTCGTTGGGACAACACTGACAAGAACGGAGACTACTTCGGTGGCTACATCGATGGCTACAAGAACGGCTTCCTTTCTACCCAGGATCCTGAAAACCAGTTTGAATTCGGCTTCATCGCCAACGAAAACATGGACATCGCCCTTTCCTTCATCAGCAAGGCTTCCTACCTCAACAAGGGTGACCTCCGCGTCGTATTCAACTTCCACGACCTCCCGAGCCTTGAATTGTTCGATATCCAGCTCGGCTACCGCAGCAACATCTTTGACAAGGTTCACGACAACGATGCAAAGATTTTCCACAATGCATCCTTGAAGGTCCGCGCTCCGATCATTCCAAACTTCCTCACGTTGTTTGGCGAAGCAGCCTTGATGGATCTGTCTGACGACCTTGCCGTGCCTGTTACTGGCGGCATCGAACTCAACTTCAAGACTGTTGACCGCGTTATCCTCGAAGCCGAATACGTCTATAACCGTAAAGAACATGGGTTCTATGAAGGCCACACCAAGCATGTAAAGGATGTTCTTGCAGCCATTTACCTTGAAAAGGCTCTCACGGACCGCTTCTCCCTCTCTGCAGGTTTCCACAGCTATAAGGCTTCTAAGGACTTCATGCTCTCTGGCAACCTTGTGGGCCGTATAAACTAA
- the gatB gene encoding Asp-tRNA(Asn)/Glu-tRNA(Gln) amidotransferase subunit GatB, producing the protein MSNYCPVIGLEIHCQLATKTKMFCGCEIEVNTSPNKHVCPVCLGMPGAMPVPNKKAVEYAIRLGLALNCEIDLNAMWTRKNYFYPDLPKGYQITQTGGLPVYDHPICKNGWLEIVKADGTKKRVGITRIHMEEDAGKLIHDMSPSQSHFDANRCGTPLCEIVTEPDIRSPEEAVLVLKKIKQTLEYTRVSNANMENGNMRCDGNISLRASEDAPFGIRAEIKNLNSFTNLEKALYCEMNLQASTLDAGKEVEQCTKRYDPNADKTIVIRSKEDAHDYKYFPEPDMVRLVTDPAFVEEIRRTLPELPDARRERFMKDFGVSEYDAQVLTEDRDVSEWYDTAAKNCKNGKVLANWVITELLAKMKDLEGGLSALKIKPEQLCALVNLIADNTINGKIAKTVFAEMFETGKDPEVIVKEKGLVQVTDTAAIEAVVREVCAANAAQFAEFKAGKVALKGFLVGMTMRKSGGKANPGLVNQILDKLAKEG; encoded by the coding sequence ATGTCTAATTACTGTCCTGTTATTGGTCTCGAAATCCATTGCCAGCTTGCCACTAAGACAAAGATGTTCTGTGGCTGCGAAATTGAAGTGAACACAAGCCCGAACAAGCACGTTTGCCCTGTTTGCCTCGGTATGCCGGGTGCAATGCCGGTGCCGAACAAGAAGGCTGTGGAATACGCCATTCGCTTGGGTCTCGCTCTCAACTGCGAAATCGATTTGAACGCCATGTGGACTCGTAAGAACTACTTCTACCCGGATCTTCCGAAGGGTTACCAGATCACGCAGACGGGTGGACTTCCGGTGTATGACCATCCGATTTGCAAGAACGGCTGGCTCGAAATCGTGAAGGCCGACGGCACCAAGAAGCGCGTGGGCATTACCCGTATCCACATGGAAGAAGACGCTGGCAAGCTCATCCACGACATGAGCCCGTCCCAGAGCCATTTTGACGCAAACCGCTGCGGTACGCCGCTTTGCGAAATCGTGACTGAACCGGACATCCGTAGCCCGGAAGAAGCCGTGCTCGTCTTGAAGAAGATCAAGCAGACGCTCGAATACACACGCGTTTCTAACGCCAACATGGAAAACGGCAACATGCGCTGCGATGGTAACATTTCCCTCCGCGCATCTGAAGACGCTCCGTTCGGTATCCGCGCCGAAATCAAGAACTTGAACAGCTTCACGAACCTCGAAAAGGCTCTCTACTGCGAAATGAACCTCCAGGCATCGACGCTCGATGCAGGCAAGGAAGTCGAACAGTGCACCAAGCGTTATGATCCCAACGCGGACAAGACGATTGTGATCCGCTCTAAGGAAGACGCTCACGACTACAAGTACTTCCCGGAACCGGATATGGTTCGCCTCGTGACCGACCCAGCCTTCGTCGAAGAAATCCGCCGCACCCTTCCGGAACTGCCGGATGCACGCCGCGAACGCTTCATGAAGGACTTCGGCGTTTCTGAATACGACGCCCAGGTGCTGACCGAAGACCGCGATGTGAGCGAATGGTACGACACCGCCGCCAAGAACTGCAAGAACGGCAAGGTGCTCGCCAACTGGGTCATCACGGAACTCCTCGCTAAGATGAAGGACCTCGAAGGTGGCCTCTCCGCTCTCAAGATAAAGCCGGAACAGCTCTGCGCTCTCGTGAACCTCATTGCAGACAACACCATCAACGGTAAGATTGCAAAGACGGTGTTTGCAGAAATGTTCGAAACGGGCAAGGATCCTGAAGTTATCGTGAAGGAAAAGGGCCTCGTGCAGGTGACCGACACTGCCGCTATTGAAGCCGTTGTTCGTGAAGTCTGCGCTGCTAACGCTGCCCAGTTTGCTGAATTCAAGGCAGGCAAGGTCGCTCTCAAGGGCTTCCTCGTGGGTATGACGATGCGCAAGTCCGGTGGCAAGGCTAACCCGGGTCTCGTGAACCAGATTCTCGACAAGCTCGCTAAGGAAGGGTAA
- a CDS encoding IMP cyclohydrolase produces the protein MNYTEEAKQNFNDLSKNPYPGRGIVLGTSADGKSYVQVYWIMGRSVNSRNRVFEIEADTGFMKTKAFDESKLTDPHLIIYYPARHTKDVQIITNGDQTDTIYNAIKLGGTFESALRTRQYEDDAPNFTPRISGIHYKNAEPAVYKLSILKSRNNSEDAGCERMTFEFEKALPGLGHFISTYETDGKPIPSFNGFPKLMPIFNTAEETLKAYWDALNADNKVSLMVKWIDRETFEAKTIIVNKNV, from the coding sequence ATGAACTACACAGAAGAAGCAAAACAGAATTTCAACGACCTCTCCAAGAACCCGTATCCGGGCCGTGGCATCGTGCTTGGCACAAGCGCCGATGGCAAGTCCTATGTGCAGGTTTACTGGATCATGGGCCGTAGCGTGAACAGCCGCAACCGCGTGTTTGAAATCGAAGCCGACACTGGTTTTATGAAGACCAAGGCTTTCGATGAATCCAAGCTCACGGACCCGCACCTCATCATTTACTATCCGGCTCGCCACACGAAAGACGTGCAGATCATCACGAACGGCGACCAGACGGACACGATTTACAACGCCATCAAGCTTGGTGGTACGTTCGAAAGCGCTCTCCGCACTCGCCAGTACGAAGACGACGCTCCGAACTTCACGCCGCGTATTTCCGGCATCCACTACAAGAATGCTGAACCGGCTGTCTACAAGCTCTCCATCCTCAAGAGCCGAAACAACAGCGAAGACGCTGGCTGCGAACGCATGACGTTTGAATTCGAAAAGGCTCTCCCGGGTCTTGGTCACTTCATCAGCACGTACGAAACCGATGGCAAGCCGATTCCCTCTTTCAATGGCTTCCCGAAACTCATGCCGATTTTCAACACTGCTGAAGAAACGCTCAAGGCTTACTGGGACGCTCTCAACGCTGATAACAAGGTCTCTTTGATGGTCAAGTGGATCGACCGCGAAACCTTCGAAGCCAAGACGATTATCGTGAATAAGAACGTGTAA
- a CDS encoding GntR family transcriptional regulator, producing MRDEIKQAILQQELKDGEMLPSVRKLMKTFGVSSGTIQGVLKQLSEEGLIYSIRGKGFFWGKAPDANDLAQMLSKTVHHETVLERLEREFSTDWEKGFLDPNKNLPLAKELSDRYNVSQTILRKFLIHKVNQGILVRRGRLYAFASPLKTKTTKNFSEILFVTRCNSWGGFTAESERELDFLRLVYQTAGEQHFKLILLGINEESGKLIDRSGKVCHLTDYPNAIGAVLSTLLVQNPHALLQLFYGVKYPVSVWWEHPLQNIPPRFLSKNNWAFFNSTFGEIPGQQLGKYLLQKGFKKVCYFSPYHNSSWSKDRLTGLMNSGIEVIAFTDDEFASPWDYKEIARQKVSRFSVESYARNLVKKKLLQFAKNVPGDCNCWVCVNDEVAGLFYEMSDDGDCTLPGDKADPNVLGFDNSAESYLLRIASYDFNTSALIKQIFYYIENPDGFGNKKRLHQILGQVIEK from the coding sequence ATGCGCGACGAGATCAAACAAGCGATTTTGCAGCAAGAGCTGAAGGACGGGGAAATGCTCCCGTCCGTGCGCAAGCTGATGAAAACGTTTGGAGTCTCGTCGGGAACCATTCAAGGAGTGCTCAAGCAGCTCTCCGAAGAAGGACTCATCTACAGCATCCGCGGCAAGGGATTCTTCTGGGGCAAGGCTCCTGACGCCAATGATCTTGCACAAATGCTTTCAAAGACGGTTCATCACGAGACCGTGCTCGAGCGCCTTGAACGCGAATTTTCTACAGACTGGGAAAAAGGATTCCTCGACCCGAACAAGAATCTGCCGCTCGCCAAGGAACTTTCCGACCGCTATAACGTATCGCAGACGATTCTCCGCAAGTTCCTGATCCACAAAGTGAACCAGGGCATTCTTGTGCGCCGTGGGCGCCTGTACGCATTTGCCTCCCCGCTCAAGACAAAGACCACCAAGAATTTCAGCGAAATTTTGTTCGTCACGAGATGCAATTCTTGGGGCGGCTTTACCGCAGAAAGCGAACGAGAACTCGACTTCTTGCGCCTCGTTTACCAGACTGCCGGTGAACAGCATTTCAAGCTCATTCTGCTCGGCATCAACGAAGAAAGCGGCAAGCTCATTGACCGCAGCGGAAAAGTCTGCCACCTGACAGATTATCCGAACGCCATCGGTGCAGTGCTCTCGACGCTCTTGGTGCAGAATCCACATGCGCTTTTGCAGCTCTTTTACGGCGTAAAATACCCCGTTTCCGTTTGGTGGGAGCACCCGCTGCAGAACATCCCGCCAAGATTCTTGAGCAAGAACAACTGGGCGTTTTTCAACTCGACATTCGGAGAAATTCCAGGCCAGCAGCTCGGCAAATACCTGTTGCAGAAAGGCTTCAAGAAGGTCTGCTATTTCTCGCCGTACCATAACAGTTCCTGGTCCAAGGACCGCTTGACGGGCCTCATGAATTCGGGGATAGAAGTCATTGCATTTACCGATGACGAATTTGCAAGCCCGTGGGACTACAAGGAAATCGCAAGGCAGAAAGTTTCGAGATTTTCCGTCGAATCATACGCCCGTAACCTCGTGAAGAAAAAGCTTTTGCAATTCGCCAAGAATGTGCCTGGGGATTGCAACTGCTGGGTCTGTGTGAACGATGAAGTCGCAGGACTCTTTTACGAAATGAGCGATGACGGCGATTGCACATTGCCGGGCGACAAAGCCGACCCGAACGTTCTCGGATTCGACAACTCCGCCGAAAGCTACTTGCTCCGAATCGCCTCGTACGATTTCAACACGAGTGCGCTTATCAAACAAATTTTCTACTACATCGAAAATCCCGATGGTTTCGGGAACAAAAAACGCCTGCACCAAATTCTGGGGCAGGTCATTGAGAAGTAA
- the trmFO gene encoding methylenetetrahydrofolate--tRNA-(uracil(54)-C(5))-methyltransferase (FADH(2)-oxidizing) TrmFO, which produces MNERVRVIGGGLAGCEAALQLASRGFQVDLYEMRPNRQTPAHRDGHLAQLVCSNSFKALGITSAHGLLKAELTLLGSFLLDCAREAAVPAGDSLTVNRDIFSELVEKKIAEFPNITLHREEVTSLEGDCPTLVAAGPLASDALADDIFKRLGSNRLHFFDAIAPVVETDSIDFNHAFYMNRWEKGETADFINCPLDKETYTEFVNKLCEAEATEPRPFEKRELFEGCLPVEEMARRGYETLRHGPMRPIGLGLGNNGHLWYAVIQLRAENKQKTLFNMVGFQTRLKWGTQKEIFTMVPALRNAKFARLGCMHRNTFIESPKFLDKTLRLRPELECAKGIPPTWFAGQITGSEGYTEAVATGWYAAWNMAQTILHGHSDPLPDESCIGSLMNRLVEENEDFQPMNFNFGLLPHHEGLKKKNKKEILAERAERAVREWIAARNKA; this is translated from the coding sequence ATGAACGAACGAGTACGTGTTATTGGTGGCGGTCTTGCAGGCTGCGAAGCGGCTTTACAATTGGCAAGCCGTGGTTTTCAGGTAGATTTGTACGAAATGCGCCCCAACAGGCAGACGCCCGCCCACAGGGATGGACACCTAGCCCAACTCGTCTGTTCTAACAGTTTCAAGGCTTTAGGCATAACTAGTGCCCATGGCCTTTTAAAAGCGGAACTCACTCTGCTCGGGAGTTTCCTCCTGGATTGCGCGCGTGAAGCGGCAGTGCCAGCAGGCGATTCCCTGACGGTGAACCGCGACATTTTTAGTGAACTTGTCGAAAAGAAGATTGCAGAATTCCCGAACATCACACTGCACCGCGAAGAAGTGACGAGCCTCGAAGGCGATTGCCCGACGCTTGTTGCCGCAGGTCCTTTGGCAAGTGATGCTCTCGCCGACGATATTTTCAAGCGCCTTGGCAGTAACCGTCTGCACTTCTTTGATGCAATTGCGCCAGTCGTCGAGACGGACAGCATTGACTTTAACCATGCGTTCTACATGAACCGCTGGGAAAAGGGCGAAACGGCAGACTTTATCAACTGCCCGCTGGACAAGGAAACTTATACTGAATTTGTAAACAAGCTCTGCGAAGCAGAAGCGACAGAACCGCGCCCGTTCGAAAAACGCGAACTTTTTGAAGGTTGCCTGCCGGTCGAAGAAATGGCGCGTCGTGGCTACGAAACTCTCCGCCACGGGCCCATGCGCCCCATCGGGCTTGGGCTTGGAAACAACGGACATCTGTGGTATGCTGTGATCCAGCTCCGTGCCGAAAACAAGCAGAAGACGTTGTTCAACATGGTCGGTTTCCAGACGCGCCTCAAGTGGGGTACGCAAAAGGAGATCTTTACCATGGTGCCCGCATTGCGAAACGCAAAGTTTGCGCGCCTCGGCTGCATGCACCGCAACACGTTCATCGAATCGCCGAAGTTCCTCGATAAAACGCTCCGTTTGCGCCCGGAACTTGAATGCGCCAAGGGCATTCCGCCCACATGGTTTGCAGGCCAGATTACGGGTTCTGAAGGCTATACCGAAGCAGTGGCAACTGGCTGGTACGCCGCCTGGAACATGGCTCAGACGATTTTGCATGGGCATTCCGATCCGCTTCCAGACGAAAGCTGCATCGGCTCCTTGATGAACCGCCTTGTCGAAGAGAACGAGGACTTCCAGCCGATGAACTTCAACTTCGGCCTCCTCCCCCATCACGAAGGACTCAAGAAAAAAAACAAGAAAGAAATTCTTGCCGAACGAGCCGAACGAGCCGTTCGCGAATGGATTGCGGCCCGAAACAAGGCATAA